GAGCGTCTCCGGGGAAGTCGAGGCGTCGGTCGTGGACGACGTGGAGTCGGCGTCGCCGCCGTCGCTGCCGCACCCGACGGCGGCGACGACCAGGACGAGGGTGAGCGCGGCGACGATGGCACGGAAGGGCTTCACGACCCCATTGTTGACGCGCACGGCACTCGGACGGGTCGTGGGGACCGTCCGCCGTTCAGGCGGGCCGGTACCGGAGGGCGACGGCGCCCGACGAGAGCTCCCGGCGGTCCACCAACCTCAGCTCGAGGTGCTCGTGGAGGCCGTCGAGCAGGCGCGGCCCGTGACCCGCCAGGAAGGGCTGGACGAGGAACTCGTACTCGTCGATCAGGCCGAGGTCGGCCAGGGCGCGGGGGAGCGTGACCCCGCCGACGTGCAGGCCGTTGCCGGGCTGCTCCTTCAGCGCACGGACCGCGTCGCCCAGGTCGCCCTGCACGAGCTCGGCGTTCCAGTCGACCTGGTCCAGGGTGCTCGAGACGACGTACTTCTCGGCGCCGTCGATGGCCTCGGCGAAGGGCAGCAGCCCGTCATCGATCCAGTCGGGCCACGTGCCGCTCGCCGGCCGCCGCCACGCCTCCTCCATCATCTGGTAGGTCACCCGACCGAGGATCAGGGCGTCGGCTTGTGCCATCTGGTCGGCCCAGTACGCGTGTGACTCGGCGTCGGGGACGGGACCCGCCTCGTGCGAGCAGCAGCCGTCGAGGGTGACGTTGATGGCGTACTTGAGCGGTCGCATGAAGGCTCTCCTGATCGGACGGGGGGCGGGTCGTTGCCGCGCGCGGACGTTACCGAGACGTGCGTTAACGGGACGTGCGTTGTTCGAGACTCGCCCCGGCGCCCGTTCTCATCGGTGCCGGTCGAGGCCCGGCCCCTCCGAAGGTCAGACGACCTCGCCGGGAAGCGCTGCGGCCTGCTCGAACCACGAGCGCAGAAGCGCCTCGTCGAGCGGGTCGTCCTCGTGGATGTCGAGGTAGCGGACCTCGGGGTGCTTGGCCGCCTTGGGGGGCTCGGGGTCGAGCGACGTGCCCCGGAAGAACTGCACCTGCACGTACTTCGTGTAGCAGCGGAACGCGGTGAACCAGCCCTCGCCCTCGAAGCCGAAGAAGGGCTGGTTCCACTTCACTGCCTTGTGCACGTCCGGGACGGCCTCCGCGATCAGCGCGTCGAGGCGCTCGCCGACGCCGCGCTTCCAGTCGGGCATGGCGGCGATGTAGGCCTGGACCGGGCCGTCTCCCTCGCCCTTGGGGATCTGGGGGTTTCCCCCGGACAACAGGACGGGCTCGTCGCCGTCGCCGGTGCTCATCGGGCGTCGTCGGCGGCGAGCAGCGCCTCGAGGGCGTCGAGCTGGGCCTTGTAGCCCCACTTCATGCCGAACGCGGCCATCTTGGCCTTCGGGCCGATCTCGGTGATGGCGACGTCGAGGGTGACCACCGTCGTGGCGCCGCCGTCGTCGGAGCGCAGGGCGAGGTCGTTGGTGTGGACGATGGTGCTCCCGGCCTCCTCGCCCTGGGTCCACGAGCGGGCGTCGTAGCGCAGCGCCTGCCCGTCCTCGATGTGGGTGAAGATGCCGTCCATGGGCCAGCGGGTGCCGGCGTACTTGCCCATCGCCTCGCCGGCCACGGTGACCACGAAGATCCGCCCGCCCACCCGCAGGTCGACCTCGCACTCCGCCACCTCGGTCTTCTCCGGGCCCCACCATTGGCGCAGCCGATCGGGCTCGGTCCAGGCCCGCCACACCGCGTCGGGTGGGGCGGCGTAGGTCCGCTCGAAGTGCAGGTCCTTCTTCTTGCGCAGCAGTGAGCTGATCACGATGGGCCCTCCTCGGGCGCGATGGTCTCCAGGTAGTCGCCCAGGGAGTCGAGCCGCACCTCCCAGAGGCGCTCGAACGAGTCGACCCATCGGGTGATCCGCTCGAAGGGCTCGGCGTGCAGGTGGTAGATGCGCTGGCGGGCGCGCGGCTCGACCTCGACGAACCCGGCCTCGGACAGCACCTTCAGGTGCTTCGAGACCTGGGGCTGGCGGAGGTCGAGTGCCTCGGCGATCTCGCCCACCGGGTAGGGGCGAGTCCGCAACAACTCGACGATGTCGAGCCGGCTCGGCTCGCTCAGGGCTCGGAACAGTGTCGCCTGCACGATCGTGGACGGTAGAGGCCGCTCATATTCTTGTCAAGGAATATGTGACGTCGGATCGGGCACCAAGGGGCTGCACGCCGGGCCGGGAGATCCAACGGCCGGGGTCGTCGTAGAAGATGGCCAGGTACCCGGCGTAGACGAGCAGGCCGAGGGCGACCGACGGTTGGAAGCGCACCCCCTCCCACGGCGTGGGGGTGGTGTGGTCGTCCACCGTGCTGTCCGCGCTGGTCATCAGTGACTCCCGGTTTCGTACGGTCCGGTCCGACTCCGCCGCGGGCCGGTAGGTTCGGCGCCGCCATGCCCCGCCTGCGTCCCTACGTCCCCGACGACGCCGCCGGCGCCCTGGCTCTGAACCAGGCGAACGTACCGGAGGTGGGGTCGGCGGACGCCGAGCGGTGGGCGTGGCTGCTCGAGCTGGCCGACCACGCCGAGGTGGTGGAGGACGACGGTGAGGTGGTGGCGTTCCTCGTCGCCTTCGCCGAAGGCTCGATCTACGACAGCCCCAACTACCGCTGGTACGGCGCCCGCCACGAGCGCTTCGCCTACGTCGACCGGGTGGCGGTGGCCGAGGCCCACCGTGGCACCGGGATCGCCCACCAGCTCTACGAGTCGTTCGAGGCGTGGGGCCGGGGCCGGGGCGCAGGCGTGCTGTGCGCGGAGGTCAACACCGTGCCGCCGAACCCTCGCTCACTGCGGTTCCACGAGCGCCTCGGCTTCCGTCCGGTCGCGGAGCTCGAGCCCTGGGCCGACGAGCCCGGCCACCTCGTGGCCATGGTGGAAAGACCGGTGGCGCAGCGGAACGGCCGCACCGATCGCGGCTCGAGGGTCGTGCTCGCCCCGTCCGAGCAGGTGTACGCCGCGCTGACCGACCCCGAGGCGCTCGTGGCGTGGCTGCCTCCGTCCGGGATGCACGGTCGGTTCGAGCACGTCGACCTGCGCGCCGGGGGCTCGTACCGGCTCGTGCTCAGCTACGACGACCCGGACGACGCGAGCGGGGCCAAGGCGGCCGACGGCACCGACGTCGTCGAGGCCCGGATCCTCGAGGTCGACGCCGGTCGGCGGATCGTCCAGGCCGTCGACTTCGAGTCGGACGACCCTGCCTTCGCCGGCACCATGACCATGGCCTGGATGCTCGCCCCGGTGGCCGACGGCACACGCGTCGAGATCGTGGCCGACGACGTCCCCGTCGGTATCTCCGCCGAGGACCACGCCGCAGGCATCCACTCGTCCCTCGTGAACCTGGCGACCCACGTCGAGTAGCAGACCCCCGCCGCCGAGCTGATCGGGGGCGGGTCGGACCTGTCCGGCGCCTACGATCGAGGCGACCATGAACGACGCCGGCGGCCATACTGCGGCGGTGGTGCCGTCAGCGAGACACCTGGTGCGGGCCAAGGACCTCGCCGATGCCCGCTACTCCGAGCCGCTGACTGTTGCCGACCTGGCCCGGGCGGCGCGCCTCTCGCCGGCGCACTTCAGCCGCGAGTTCCGCCGTACGTTCGGCGAAAGTCCTCACCAGTACCTGCTGACCCGGCGCCTGGAGCGGGCCGCGGCGCTGCTGCGCAACACCGATCGCCCGGTCATCGAGATCTGCTTCGCGGTGGGCCTGCGCAGCCTCGGCTCGTTCACCACCAGCTTCCAGCGGGTGTATGGCCGACCCCCGGGCGCGTACCGGAGCAGCTTTCCGCCGGCAGCACGCCTGATACGCATCCCGGGCTGCGTGGCTCGTGGCTACGGCCGCCCGCAGAACCGCACGTTTCGAGAAGTCGGGCCGGCCGCGCACTCGTAGCGTCGCCTCCGAACCGACAACGGAGGAGACGCCATGATCAGGATCGCCAACGCCGAATTCCGGGTGCACGACCAGGACGAGGCCCTCGACTTCTACACCCGAACCCTCGGTTGGGAGGTGCGTTCCGACGTCACCATGGACGAGTGGAGCTTCCGGTGGCTCGTCGTCGGCCCGCCGGGGCAGGACGAGGTCGGCCTCGTGTTGATGGCCATCCCGGGTCCGCCGATGCTCGACGAGGAGACCGGCCGAGCGGTAGCCGAACTGGTCGCCGCCGGAGCGGTGGGCACGCTGTTCCTCGAGACCGACGACTGCCAGGCGGCGTACGACGACCTGAAGGCTCGAGGGGTCGAGTTCACCAACCCGCCGACCGTGCAGCCCTACGGGATCGACACGGGTTTCCGCGACCCGTCCGGCAACAACATCCGCCTGACCCAGGTGATGGACTTCGATCCGGCCCGGCGCTGAGCCGGCATCGGAGGGCAGCTCGAGCCGGTGGCGTCGCCGACCACACCCTTGCTCCACACCGGATCGAGCTTTCGTCCCGACGGGGCGGCGCGAACTCGCCGTGGTTGCCGGGTCAACCGACGCCGTCGAGGTGGGCGCCGCGGCCGTCGCGGTCGAACACCATCAGCAGCTCGGCGGGGCCGTCCACCGCGGTGATGGCGTGGGGGACCATCGTGGAGAACTCGGCGGCCTCGCCGGCGTCGACCTCGATGCGGCGGTCGCCGAGCAGCAGGAGCGCCCGACCTTCGAGGACGAAGAGCCAATCCTGGCCGGGGTGCACCCGCTGCTCCGGCGGCACGGCGGTGGGCTCGAGTCGGACCTTGACCGCGGCCAGGGGGCTGGCGGGCCGGGACAGGTTCCACACCGTGCCGCCGTGCCCGTCGGCCGGCTGGGGCCGGATGACCACGTCGTCGACCGTCGAGGTGTCGAGCAGATCGTCGAGGTCGGCCCCGAGGGCGCGGGCCAGGGGGACGAGCACGTCGAGGCCGATGGTGCGGTTGCCGGTCTCGATGCGGGAGACGGTGGAGGCGCTGAGGTGGCTGCGGCGGGCCACCTCGTCGAGCGACCACCCCGCGCTCGTCCGGAGCGCCCGCAACCGGGTGCGCACCAGCGCCTCCACGTCGGCGGGTTCGTCGGCGGCGGTGGCACGGTCGGCAGGGCGGTCGGCGGGTGGCACGGGGCCAGTGTGCCGTTGTCTTGCGAATACTGCAAGGAGTGATGCTGAATCAGGGCAGCGCCATACCGTGAAGGCATGACCGACGACGACCACGACAACGACAACGACCACCACCACGACGAGGACAGGCCGCAGGACCCTGATCGCTTCAGCGCGGCCCAGCAGGCCGTCGAGTGGGACCGGCGGTACGGCGAGCACGGCGACATCCGGTGGAGCGGCCGGCCCAACGGGCGCCTCGTCGCCGAGGTGGCCGGGCTGGCGCCCGGCCGCGCCCTCGACGTCGGCTGCGGCGAGGGGGCCGACGCGATCTGGTTGGCGGCCCGCGGATGGACGGTGACCGCCGTCGACGTGTCCGAGGTCGCGCTCGAGCGGGCCCGGGCCGCGGCCGACGAAGCGGGCGTCGTCGTCGAGTGGATCGGCGGCGACGCGCTCACCACGCCGCTCCCGACCGGCACCTTCGACCTGGTGTCGATCCAGTACCCCGCCCTGCCCAAGGCCACCGGCGAGGCCGCGGTGCGGGCCCTGCTCGACACGGTGCGGCCAGGGGGCGTGCTGCTCGCCGTCTACCACGACATCGACGCCGAGCATCTGGCCCTCATGCCCGCCAAGGGCTTCGACCCCGCCGATTACGTGGGTGCGGCGGATCTCCGGGCGTTGCTCGGCGACGCCACCGACTTCACCATCGAACTCGACGAGATCGCCCCCCGCCCCGATCCGCCGTCCGGCAACCCCCACGTGGCCGACGAGGTCCTCCGCGCCCGCCGGCGCTGATCCGGCGCGGCCCGCCCCGGCCACCGTCTGTCCGGCCCGGCGGGCGCCCCGGGAAGGTCTGGCCCTTGACCGCCCTGCCGGTCGGCGCCGCGACCTGCCCGAGATCCTCCGCCCCTGGGGGGCACGGCTGTCGTAGGGTCGGTGCCATGGTGGACGAGGCGGACGACTCGTCGGGGGACGCCTCCGCGGCGCTGGCCCGACCCATCTCCTTCGAGGCCCGCTACGGCGCCGGCCACGAGCGGGCCCTGGTGCTGGGCGGCGGCGGGCTGTGGTTCGTGGCGTGGCAGGTGGCCTACCTGCACGCCCTCACCGAGCGGGGCATCCCCGTGGCGAAGGCCAGCCGGGTGATCGGGACGTCGGCAGGGTCGCTCGTGGCCTCGATCGTCAGCGCCGGCCACCTGCGCCGCATCGCCGCCGAGGTGGAGTTCCTGGCCAAGGTGCCCCGTCTGGTGGGCGCGCTCGCGGGGGAGGGCGAGCTCCACCCCAGCCAGGAGCGTGCCCTCGAGCTGTTCGGCAACGCCACCGACGCGGCACCGGCCACCATCACCGCCATCGGCCACGCCGCGCTGGCGGCGCAGGCTCCACCCCCCGACCGGTCCCGCCGCTCGATGCGCGCCGTGCTCGGGATGCGACGGTGGCCCGCGGCGCTGCACACCACCGCGGTCGACGCCTACACCGGTGAGCGCCTCGTGGTCACCCAGGCCTCGGGGCTCTCGGTGGCCCGGGCGGCCACGGCCAGCAGTTCGGTGCCGGGGATCTTCTCGCCCCAACCGCTGCACGATCGCCGGGCCATGGACGGCGGGGTGAGCGGCACCGGCATCCACGCCGACCTGGCCGCCGGGGCCGGCCGGGCGTTGGTGATCTCGTTGGCCGCCCACGCGCCCGACGACCAAGCGGGCATGACCAACCCGGCCGGCGGTCAGCGTCGCGAGATCGCCGCGCTCGAAGCCACCGGCACGCAGGTGCTGCTGCGGGGCCCGGCCAGCGTGGACTCCGACGTGCTCATGGACCCTGCGCAGGTGGCGGCCGCTCGGGCCGACGGCGCCGCGCAGGCCGCCGAGGACGCCGAGGCCATCGCCGCCGCCTGGGCCTGAACAGGCGGCGCCGGGCGGCGGCCCGTGCCACGATGCCTCGATGAGCGATCTCGCCGCGCTCTGGCGGTACGTCGCCGACACTTCCTGTCGTGGGTACTCCCCGCTGTACGACCGGATCTGTCGGACGGTGGCTGAGCGCGAGGAGGTCCTGGACCTGGTGTCCGAGGCGCCGCCGCGGGGCCACAATCCGCTGCTGCTGCTCGCCGCGGTCCACTACCTGTTGTTGGATGGCCTCGACCACCCGCTGGCGGCGGTCTACGCCGCCGGCGACGAGCCCGAGGCCGGGGCCGGCACCGGGACCGACGCGGATCCCGGCGCCCTCTTCGTCGACGTGTGCCTCCAGCACCGCGACCAGATCCTCGGACTGCTCGCCACCGAGCGGGTGAACACGAACGAGGTGGGACGGTCGGCGGTCATC
The genomic region above belongs to Acidimicrobiales bacterium and contains:
- a CDS encoding helix-turn-helix transcriptional regulator, which encodes MNDAGGHTAAVVPSARHLVRAKDLADARYSEPLTVADLARAARLSPAHFSREFRRTFGESPHQYLLTRRLERAAALLRNTDRPVIEICFAVGLRSLGSFTTSFQRVYGRPPGAYRSSFPPAARLIRIPGCVARGYGRPQNRTFREVGPAAHS
- a CDS encoding VOC family protein, whose amino-acid sequence is MIRIANAEFRVHDQDEALDFYTRTLGWEVRSDVTMDEWSFRWLVVGPPGQDEVGLVLMAIPGPPMLDEETGRAVAELVAAGAVGTLFLETDDCQAAYDDLKARGVEFTNPPTVQPYGIDTGFRDPSGNNIRLTQVMDFDPARR
- a CDS encoding dihydrofolate reductase family protein, whose translation is MRPLKYAINVTLDGCCSHEAGPVPDAESHAYWADQMAQADALILGRVTYQMMEEAWRRPASGTWPDWIDDGLLPFAEAIDGAEKYVVSSTLDQVDWNAELVQGDLGDAVRALKEQPGNGLHVGGVTLPRALADLGLIDEYEFLVQPFLAGHGPRLLDGLHEHLELRLVDRRELSSGAVALRYRPA
- a CDS encoding patatin-like phospholipase family protein; this encodes MVDEADDSSGDASAALARPISFEARYGAGHERALVLGGGGLWFVAWQVAYLHALTERGIPVAKASRVIGTSAGSLVASIVSAGHLRRIAAEVEFLAKVPRLVGALAGEGELHPSQERALELFGNATDAAPATITAIGHAALAAQAPPPDRSRRSMRAVLGMRRWPAALHTTAVDAYTGERLVVTQASGLSVARAATASSSVPGIFSPQPLHDRRAMDGGVSGTGIHADLAAGAGRALVISLAAHAPDDQAGMTNPAGGQRREIAALEATGTQVLLRGPASVDSDVLMDPAQVAAARADGAAQAAEDAEAIAAAWA
- a CDS encoding winged helix-turn-helix transcriptional regulator, translating into MQATLFRALSEPSRLDIVELLRTRPYPVGEIAEALDLRQPQVSKHLKVLSEAGFVEVEPRARQRIYHLHAEPFERITRWVDSFERLWEVRLDSLGDYLETIAPEEGPS
- a CDS encoding GNAT family N-acetyltransferase, with the protein product MPRLRPYVPDDAAGALALNQANVPEVGSADAERWAWLLELADHAEVVEDDGEVVAFLVAFAEGSIYDSPNYRWYGARHERFAYVDRVAVAEAHRGTGIAHQLYESFEAWGRGRGAGVLCAEVNTVPPNPRSLRFHERLGFRPVAELEPWADEPGHLVAMVERPVAQRNGRTDRGSRVVLAPSEQVYAALTDPEALVAWLPPSGMHGRFEHVDLRAGGSYRLVLSYDDPDDASGAKAADGTDVVEARILEVDAGRRIVQAVDFESDDPAFAGTMTMAWMLAPVADGTRVEIVADDVPVGISAEDHAAGIHSSLVNLATHVE
- a CDS encoding class I SAM-dependent methyltransferase, which produces MTDDDHDNDNDHHHDEDRPQDPDRFSAAQQAVEWDRRYGEHGDIRWSGRPNGRLVAEVAGLAPGRALDVGCGEGADAIWLAARGWTVTAVDVSEVALERARAAADEAGVVVEWIGGDALTTPLPTGTFDLVSIQYPALPKATGEAAVRALLDTVRPGGVLLAVYHDIDAEHLALMPAKGFDPADYVGAADLRALLGDATDFTIELDEIAPRPDPPSGNPHVADEVLRARRR
- a CDS encoding helix-turn-helix transcriptional regulator encodes the protein MPPADRPADRATAADEPADVEALVRTRLRALRTSAGWSLDEVARRSHLSASTVSRIETGNRTIGLDVLVPLARALGADLDDLLDTSTVDDVVIRPQPADGHGGTVWNLSRPASPLAAVKVRLEPTAVPPEQRVHPGQDWLFVLEGRALLLLGDRRIEVDAGEAAEFSTMVPHAITAVDGPAELLMVFDRDGRGAHLDGVG
- a CDS encoding DUF1801 domain-containing protein; this translates as MSTGDGDEPVLLSGGNPQIPKGEGDGPVQAYIAAMPDWKRGVGERLDALIAEAVPDVHKAVKWNQPFFGFEGEGWFTAFRCYTKYVQVQFFRGTSLDPEPPKAAKHPEVRYLDIHEDDPLDEALLRSWFEQAAALPGEVV
- a CDS encoding SRPBCC domain-containing protein, producing MISSLLRKKKDLHFERTYAAPPDAVWRAWTEPDRLRQWWGPEKTEVAECEVDLRVGGRIFVVTVAGEAMGKYAGTRWPMDGIFTHIEDGQALRYDARSWTQGEEAGSTIVHTNDLALRSDDGGATTVVTLDVAITEIGPKAKMAAFGMKWGYKAQLDALEALLAADDAR